Proteins from a genomic interval of Triplophysa dalaica isolate WHDGS20190420 chromosome 21, ASM1584641v1, whole genome shotgun sequence:
- the map4k3a gene encoding mitogen-activated protein kinase kinase kinase kinase 3 isoform X3 gives MSSDISRRNPQDDFELIQRIGSGTYGDVYKARDVTTGELAAIKVIKLEPGEDFAVVQQEIIMMKDCKHSNIVAYFGSYLRRDKLWICMEYCGGGSLQDIYHVTGPLTESQIAYVTRETLQGLYYLHNKGKMHRDIKGANILFTDNGYVKLADFGVSAQITATLAKRKSFIGTPYWMAPEVAAVERKGGYNHLCDIWAVGITAIELAELQPPMFDLHPMRALFLMTKSNFQPPKLKDKVKWTNNFHNFVKLALTKNPKKRLPADKLLQHPFVSQPLSRILAIELLDKANNPDHSSYTDLDDDDPEPEAPVSVPHRIRSASRNSREGKTLSEINFGQVKFDAPLTTETKPHHELLDTDDFLDCAEEIYYTARSNLDLQMDYEHGSPKGSFLGGNKSLLKSVEEELHQSTKNFTMRPKVPPPLPPKPKPSPGPHQSTSADHDSNNGTIKRCPGSESPARSSTNVPPRPPPPRLAAHKLSSLGNEANQDEHCLWEAQRDAGICSQFDERLQVSFEDKDYEEDQNEEGDSNGIGQSEHSPSAERQSTMPPAVSIPKDKKDILKPISNGLPPTPKVHMGACFSKVFNGCPLKIHCATSWINPDTRDQYLIFGAEEGIYTLNLNELHETSMEQLVPRRCTWLYVMSNSLLSISGKASHLYSHSLAGLFEHARQMQKLPVSIPTHRFPDKIVPRKFSVTNKIPDTKGCQRCCVVRNPYTGHKYLCGAFQSSIVLFEWVESMQKFMLVKNIDFPLPCPLEVFEMLVVPEHQYPLLCIAVSKGTELHQVVRFETLNTNSTSNWFTHADTPQSCVIHVTQLERDTILVCLDRCIKIVNLQGRLKSSRKLSAELTFNFQIESIVCLQDSVLAFWRHGMQGRSFKSNEITQEISDNSRIFRLLGSDRVVVLESRPTDNPTANSNLYILAGHENSY, from the exons ATGAGTTCCGATATATCCAGGAGAAATCCGCAAGATGATTTCGAGCTTATCCAGAGGATAGGCAGCGGGACCTACGGGGATGTCTACAAG GCTCGTGATGTCACTACAGGAGAGCTGGCTGCCATCAAAGTCATCAAACTGGAACCAG GCGAGGACTTTGCAGTGGTTCAACAGGAAATAATCATGATGAAAGACTGCAAGCACTCCAACATTGTGGCCTATTTCGGTAGTTACTTAAG GAGGGATAAATTATGGATATGTATGGAATACTGTGGGGGAGGTTCGCTGCAAGATATATATCACG TTACCGGGCCACTGACCGAATCACAGATAGCGTATGTAACAAGAGAAACCCTGCAG GGTTTATATTATCTACATAACAAAGGAAAGATGCATCGAGACATAAAG GGGgctaatattttatttacgGACAACGGTTACGTGAAGCTAG ctgATTTTGGTGTATCTGCACAAATCACAGCAACACTGGCAAAAAGAAAGTCCTTCATTGGAACACCTTATTG GATGGCCCCAGAGGTGGCCGCCGTGGAGAGGAAAGGAGGCTATAACCACCTGTGTGACATCTGGGCTGTGGGCATCACTGCCATCGAACTGGCTGAGCTGCAGCCTCCCATGTTCGACCTTCATCCCATGAG GGCTTTGTTTCTGATGACTAAAAGCAACTTTCAGCCTCCCAAATTAAAAGATAAAGTGAAATG GACCAATAATTTCCACAACTTTGTGAAATTGGCGTTGACGAAAAATCCGAAGAAAAGGCTGCCAGCTGACAAGTTATTGcag CATCCCTTTGTGTCTCAACCGCTGAGTCGTATCCTGGCCATAGAGCTCTTGGATAAAGCAAATAACCCTGATCACTCATCCTACACAGACCTGGATGATGACGACCCAGAGCCTGAG GCTCCTGTGTCTGTTCCACATCGGATTCGTTCAGCAAGCCGTAACAGTCGGGAAGGAAAAACCCTGTCAGAGATTAACT ttgGTCAGGTTAAGTTCGACGCTCCTTTAACAACAGAGACGAAACCTCATCATGAACTT CTTGACACTGACGATTTTTTGGACTGTGCCGAAGAAATATACTACACCGCAAGATCTAATCTG GATCTACAGATGGATTATGAGCATGGTTCACCGAAAGGCTCTTTCCTAGGAGGAAATAA GAGTCTGTTAAAATCTGTTGAGGAGGAGTTGCACCAAAG TACGAAAAACTTCACCATGAGGCCAAAGGTCCCCCCGCCACTTCCACCCAAG CCAAAGCCCAGCCCCGGACCACATCAGAGCACGTCTGCCGATCACGACAGCAACAACGGGACTATTAAGCGTTGCCCAGGGTCCGAGAGCCCGGCTCGATCTTCCACCAACGTTCCCCCCCGTCCTCCACCTCCTCGACTTGCCGCTCACAAGCTCAGCAGTTTAGGTAATGAGGCTAATCAGGACGAGCATTGCCTGTGGGAAGCCCAGAGGGACGCTGGGATATGTAGTCAGTTCGACGAGAGGCTGCAGGTCTCATTTGAAGACAAGGATTATGAGGAAGATCAAAATGAGGAAGGAGACA gcAATGGAATTGGTCAATCTGAACACTCGCCTTCAGCAGAAAGACAGTCCACAATGCCCCCTGCTGTTTCTATACCAAAAGACAAGAAAGATATTCTA AAACCCATCAGCAATGGTCTCCCTCCAACTCCAAAGGTTCAT ATGGGAGCATGTTTCTCTAAAGTCTTTAATGGATGTCCATTAAAAATACACTGTGCAACCTCATGGATCAACCCGGACACAAGAG ACCAATATCTGATATTTGGTGCAGAGGAAGGTATTTACacattgaatttaaatgaacttcACGAGACGTCAATGGAACAG CTTGTTCCCCGGAGATGTACTTGGCTGTATGTCATGAGCAACAGCCTGCTATCAATATCCG GGAAAGCATCTCATTTGTACTCTCACAGTTTGGCGGGCTTGTTTGAGCATGCTCGACAAATGCAGAAGCTCCCTGTTTCCATACCAACGCATAGGTTTCCTGACAAAATAGTCCCCAG GAAATTCTCTGTGACCAATAAGATTCCTGACACGAAAGGGTGTCAAAGGTGCTGTGTGG TAAGGAATCCATATACAGGTCACAAGTATCTGTGTGGTGCCTTTCAGTCCAGTATCGTTCTTTTTGAGTGGGTGGAATCCATGCAGAAATTTATGTTGGTCAAG AACATAGACTTTCCCCTGCCGTGTCCGCTGGAGGTGTTTGAAATGCTGGTGGTTCCGGAGCATCAGTATCCACTTTTATGCATAGCTGTGAGCAAAGGGACAGAGCTGCACCAGGTGGTTCGATTCGAGACCCTCAACACCAACTCTACCTCCAACTGGTTCACTCATGCTG acaCACCACAGAGTTGTGTAATCCATGTGACCCAGCTGGAGAGAGATACAATTTTAGTCTGCCTAGACC GGTGCATTAAAATTGTCAATTTACAAGGCCGGTTAAAGTCCAGTCGAAAACTTTCAGCAGAATTGACTTTTAACTTCCAGATTGAATCCATTG TTTGTCTACAAGACAGTGTGTTGGCCTTCTGGAGACATGGCATGCAAGGACGCAGTTTCAAATCCAATGAG ATTACACAGGAGATTTCTGACAACTCAAGAATATTTAGGCTGCTGGGTTCAGACAG AGTGGTGGTTTTGGAGAGTCGGCCAACAGACAATCCCACAGCAAACAGCAACCTCTACATCCTCGCAGGCCATGAAAACAGCTACTGA
- the map4k3a gene encoding mitogen-activated protein kinase kinase kinase kinase 3 isoform X2, whose protein sequence is MSSDISRRNPQDDFELIQRIGSGTYGDVYKARDVTTGELAAIKVIKLEPGEDFAVVQQEIIMMKDCKHSNIVAYFGSYLRRDKLWICMEYCGGGSLQDIYHVTGPLTESQIAYVTRETLQGLYYLHNKGKMHRDIKGANILFTDNGYVKLADFGVSAQITATLAKRKSFIGTPYWMAPEVAAVERKGGYNHLCDIWAVGITAIELAELQPPMFDLHPMRALFLMTKSNFQPPKLKDKVKWTNNFHNFVKLALTKNPKKRLPADKLLQHPFVSQPLSRILAIELLDKANNPDHSSYTDLDDDDPEPEAPVSVPHRIRSASRNSREGKTLSEINFGQVKFDAPLTTETKPHHELDLQMDYEHGSPKGSFLGGNKSLLKSVEEELHQRGHDAHLEDDDEGEDDGDDHDDELQHTKNFTMRPKVPPPLPPKPKPSPGPHQSTSADHDSNNGTIKRCPGSESPARSSTNVPPRPPPPRLAAHKLSSLGNEANQDEHCLWEAQRDAGICSQFDERLQVSFEDKDYEEDQNEEGDSNGIGQSEHSPSAERQSTMPPAVSIPKDKKDILKPISNGLPPTPKVHMGACFSKVFNGCPLKIHCATSWINPDTRDQYLIFGAEEGIYTLNLNELHETSMEQLVPRRCTWLYVMSNSLLSISGKASHLYSHSLAGLFEHARQMQKLPVSIPTHRFPDKIVPRKFSVTNKIPDTKGCQRCCVVRNPYTGHKYLCGAFQSSIVLFEWVESMQKFMLVKNIDFPLPCPLEVFEMLVVPEHQYPLLCIAVSKGTELHQVVRFETLNTNSTSNWFTHADTPQSCVIHVTQLERDTILVCLDRCIKIVNLQGRLKSSRKLSAELTFNFQIESIVCLQDSVLAFWRHGMQGRSFKSNEITQEISDNSRIFRLLGSDRVVVLESRPTDNPTANSNLYILAGHENSY, encoded by the exons ATGAGTTCCGATATATCCAGGAGAAATCCGCAAGATGATTTCGAGCTTATCCAGAGGATAGGCAGCGGGACCTACGGGGATGTCTACAAG GCTCGTGATGTCACTACAGGAGAGCTGGCTGCCATCAAAGTCATCAAACTGGAACCAG GCGAGGACTTTGCAGTGGTTCAACAGGAAATAATCATGATGAAAGACTGCAAGCACTCCAACATTGTGGCCTATTTCGGTAGTTACTTAAG GAGGGATAAATTATGGATATGTATGGAATACTGTGGGGGAGGTTCGCTGCAAGATATATATCACG TTACCGGGCCACTGACCGAATCACAGATAGCGTATGTAACAAGAGAAACCCTGCAG GGTTTATATTATCTACATAACAAAGGAAAGATGCATCGAGACATAAAG GGGgctaatattttatttacgGACAACGGTTACGTGAAGCTAG ctgATTTTGGTGTATCTGCACAAATCACAGCAACACTGGCAAAAAGAAAGTCCTTCATTGGAACACCTTATTG GATGGCCCCAGAGGTGGCCGCCGTGGAGAGGAAAGGAGGCTATAACCACCTGTGTGACATCTGGGCTGTGGGCATCACTGCCATCGAACTGGCTGAGCTGCAGCCTCCCATGTTCGACCTTCATCCCATGAG GGCTTTGTTTCTGATGACTAAAAGCAACTTTCAGCCTCCCAAATTAAAAGATAAAGTGAAATG GACCAATAATTTCCACAACTTTGTGAAATTGGCGTTGACGAAAAATCCGAAGAAAAGGCTGCCAGCTGACAAGTTATTGcag CATCCCTTTGTGTCTCAACCGCTGAGTCGTATCCTGGCCATAGAGCTCTTGGATAAAGCAAATAACCCTGATCACTCATCCTACACAGACCTGGATGATGACGACCCAGAGCCTGAG GCTCCTGTGTCTGTTCCACATCGGATTCGTTCAGCAAGCCGTAACAGTCGGGAAGGAAAAACCCTGTCAGAGATTAACT ttgGTCAGGTTAAGTTCGACGCTCCTTTAACAACAGAGACGAAACCTCATCATGAACTT GATCTACAGATGGATTATGAGCATGGTTCACCGAAAGGCTCTTTCCTAGGAGGAAATAA GAGTCTGTTAAAATCTGTTGAGGAGGAGTTGCACCAAAG GGGGCATGATGCTCATTTggaggatgatgatgagggTGAAGATGATGGTGATGATCATGATGATGAATTGCAACA TACGAAAAACTTCACCATGAGGCCAAAGGTCCCCCCGCCACTTCCACCCAAG CCAAAGCCCAGCCCCGGACCACATCAGAGCACGTCTGCCGATCACGACAGCAACAACGGGACTATTAAGCGTTGCCCAGGGTCCGAGAGCCCGGCTCGATCTTCCACCAACGTTCCCCCCCGTCCTCCACCTCCTCGACTTGCCGCTCACAAGCTCAGCAGTTTAGGTAATGAGGCTAATCAGGACGAGCATTGCCTGTGGGAAGCCCAGAGGGACGCTGGGATATGTAGTCAGTTCGACGAGAGGCTGCAGGTCTCATTTGAAGACAAGGATTATGAGGAAGATCAAAATGAGGAAGGAGACA gcAATGGAATTGGTCAATCTGAACACTCGCCTTCAGCAGAAAGACAGTCCACAATGCCCCCTGCTGTTTCTATACCAAAAGACAAGAAAGATATTCTA AAACCCATCAGCAATGGTCTCCCTCCAACTCCAAAGGTTCAT ATGGGAGCATGTTTCTCTAAAGTCTTTAATGGATGTCCATTAAAAATACACTGTGCAACCTCATGGATCAACCCGGACACAAGAG ACCAATATCTGATATTTGGTGCAGAGGAAGGTATTTACacattgaatttaaatgaacttcACGAGACGTCAATGGAACAG CTTGTTCCCCGGAGATGTACTTGGCTGTATGTCATGAGCAACAGCCTGCTATCAATATCCG GGAAAGCATCTCATTTGTACTCTCACAGTTTGGCGGGCTTGTTTGAGCATGCTCGACAAATGCAGAAGCTCCCTGTTTCCATACCAACGCATAGGTTTCCTGACAAAATAGTCCCCAG GAAATTCTCTGTGACCAATAAGATTCCTGACACGAAAGGGTGTCAAAGGTGCTGTGTGG TAAGGAATCCATATACAGGTCACAAGTATCTGTGTGGTGCCTTTCAGTCCAGTATCGTTCTTTTTGAGTGGGTGGAATCCATGCAGAAATTTATGTTGGTCAAG AACATAGACTTTCCCCTGCCGTGTCCGCTGGAGGTGTTTGAAATGCTGGTGGTTCCGGAGCATCAGTATCCACTTTTATGCATAGCTGTGAGCAAAGGGACAGAGCTGCACCAGGTGGTTCGATTCGAGACCCTCAACACCAACTCTACCTCCAACTGGTTCACTCATGCTG acaCACCACAGAGTTGTGTAATCCATGTGACCCAGCTGGAGAGAGATACAATTTTAGTCTGCCTAGACC GGTGCATTAAAATTGTCAATTTACAAGGCCGGTTAAAGTCCAGTCGAAAACTTTCAGCAGAATTGACTTTTAACTTCCAGATTGAATCCATTG TTTGTCTACAAGACAGTGTGTTGGCCTTCTGGAGACATGGCATGCAAGGACGCAGTTTCAAATCCAATGAG ATTACACAGGAGATTTCTGACAACTCAAGAATATTTAGGCTGCTGGGTTCAGACAG AGTGGTGGTTTTGGAGAGTCGGCCAACAGACAATCCCACAGCAAACAGCAACCTCTACATCCTCGCAGGCCATGAAAACAGCTACTGA